CGATTTCAGCGAAACCGAGCTGTGCCCGACCTGTGCCAACAACAGTCGCGAGCGCAGCCAGCTGTGCGTGGTCGAGTCACCGGCTGATCGCCTGGCCATCGAAAATGCCACCGGCTTCCGCGGCGTCTACTTCGTGCTGCAGGGCCGTCTGTCGCCGCTCGATGGCGTGGGCCCGCGCGAACTGGGCCTGGAGCAGCTGGAACAGCGGCTGGCGCAGGGCGAAGTGCAGGAACTGATCATCGCCACCAGCGCCACCGTTGAAGGCGAAGCGACTGCGCACTACCTGGCCCAGCTGGCGCGTGCGCGCCAGGTGCAGCCGAGCCGTCTGGCGCAGGGCCTGCCGCTGGGCGGTGAACTGGAGTATGTCGATCGCGGCACGCTGTCGCATGCCTTCGGAACGCGCAGCGAATTCCGCGACTGACCGCGGCCGCGCGTGGCGTGGCCGGCCTACAATGCGGAAGACATCCCGCCGAGGCCGACCATGACCACCGAAACCCTCTTCAGCAAGATCATCCGTCGCGAGATCCCGGCCACCATCGTCTACGAGGATGACGAGGTGCTGGGCTTCAAGGACATCGCACCGCAGGCGCCGGTGCACGTGCTGTTCATTCCAAAGAACGAGATCATCCCGACCCTGGACGACCTGCAGCCGTCGCAGGCGCACCTGATCGGCAAGCTGGCCCTGGCGGCAGCCGCGTATGCGCGCAGCGAAGGCTTCGCCGAGGATGGCTACCGCATCGTGATGAACTGCCGCGAAGATGCCGGGCAGACCGTGTTCCACATCCACATGCATCTGTTGGCCGGTGCGCCGCTGGGCCATTTCGGTACGCCGGGGCGTTGAGGCAACGGCAGCCATGGCTTCCGTGCCGACCAACGGTCGGCACCCACCGTGGATGGCGGTCGGCACCCACCGTGGGTGGTGGTCGGCACCCACCTTGGATGGTGCACCAGCAAAAAGGCCGCCC
This genomic stretch from Stenotrophomonas sp. SAU14A_NAIMI4_5 harbors:
- the recR gene encoding recombination mediator RecR; this encodes MSAPLLEQLIDALRVLPGVGQKTAQRMAYHLLEREREGGQRLAEALALAVERIGHCAQCRDFSETELCPTCANNSRERSQLCVVESPADRLAIENATGFRGVYFVLQGRLSPLDGVGPRELGLEQLEQRLAQGEVQELIIATSATVEGEATAHYLAQLARARQVQPSRLAQGLPLGGELEYVDRGTLSHAFGTRSEFRD
- a CDS encoding histidine triad nucleotide-binding protein; this translates as MTTETLFSKIIRREIPATIVYEDDEVLGFKDIAPQAPVHVLFIPKNEIIPTLDDLQPSQAHLIGKLALAAAAYARSEGFAEDGYRIVMNCREDAGQTVFHIHMHLLAGAPLGHFGTPGR